A stretch of the Arthrobacter sp. PAMC 25486 genome encodes the following:
- the kdpF gene encoding K(+)-transporting ATPase subunit F, whose amino-acid sequence MVLVTWLILGLVGLALLGYLLAALIRPEKW is encoded by the coding sequence GTGGTTTTAGTTACGTGGCTCATTTTGGGGCTGGTGGGCTTGGCTTTGCTGGGTTACCTGCTGGCCGCCCTGATCCGCCCCGAGAAGTGGTAA
- a CDS encoding SDR family oxidoreductase translates to MHSKTALITGVGRTVGIGAGIARALAADGWDVVLNYWQAYDERMPWGVQPDDVGTLTAELEAAGARVWSLPGDLGDPSAVERLMAAIAQEAGPLEGMVLAHCESVDSAILDTSVEAFDRHFAVNTRASWQLIAAFARQAKPDGGAIVALTSDHTAFNLPYGASKGALDRIVLAAARELGGQGISANVLNPGPVDTGWMDAATREAMTALQPGERLGTPADVAPTAAFLLSPGGRWVSGQLIKSDGGFSS, encoded by the coding sequence ATGCACAGCAAAACAGCATTAATCACAGGGGTGGGCCGTACTGTCGGCATCGGCGCCGGCATTGCCCGGGCGCTCGCAGCCGACGGCTGGGACGTGGTCCTGAACTATTGGCAGGCCTACGACGAACGCATGCCATGGGGCGTTCAGCCGGACGATGTCGGCACTCTCACCGCTGAGCTCGAGGCGGCCGGCGCCAGGGTGTGGTCCCTGCCGGGCGACCTCGGCGACCCGTCCGCCGTCGAACGCTTGATGGCGGCGATCGCGCAGGAAGCGGGGCCGTTGGAGGGGATGGTGCTCGCACACTGCGAATCGGTGGATTCGGCCATCCTGGACACGTCGGTGGAGGCCTTTGACCGCCATTTTGCCGTCAACACCCGCGCCAGCTGGCAGTTGATTGCCGCGTTTGCCCGGCAGGCCAAGCCCGACGGCGGCGCGATCGTTGCGCTGACCAGCGACCACACGGCGTTCAACCTGCCGTATGGGGCGTCCAAGGGCGCGTTGGACAGGATCGTGCTTGCGGCCGCACGCGAGCTGGGCGGGCAGGGCATCAGCGCGAACGTCCTCAACCCCGGACCCGTGGACACCGGCTGGATGGACGCGGCCACCCGGGAAGCCATGACGGCGCTCCAGCCGGGAGAACGGCTCGGCACCCCGGCGGACGTGGCGCCGACCGCGGCATTCCTGCTCTCACCGGGCGGGCGCTGGGTCAGCGGGCAGCTCATCAAGTCCGACGGCGGATTCTCCTCCTGA